In Populus alba chromosome 9, ASM523922v2, whole genome shotgun sequence, a genomic segment contains:
- the LOC118045538 gene encoding uncharacterized protein translates to MTHQGHLLRSPSSNRRMQPLLTEATGSKIVPTGEGREKNLGRTKKQSFGEVAGGTAAVCCCCPCTVINLLVLAVYKVPACLCKKAKKRHRLRKKKQKERSLLSPSSGGSREEELQSEKKATEAVEKGKCCDHHDHNHDEETEAVDLEKQMWDQFYNTGFWRSPSQRGT, encoded by the coding sequence ATGACTCACCAGGGGCATCTTCTGCGATCACCTTCCTCGAACCGAAGGATGCAGCCTTTGTTGACAGAAGCGACAGGGTCAAAAATCGTACCGACAGGAGAGGGGAGGGAGAAGAACTTGGGAAGGACGAAAAAGCAGAGTTTTGGTGAGGTGGCAGGTGGCACGGCAGCGGTGTGTTGCTGCTGTCCATGCACTGTGATAAACCTTCTTGTTTTAGCCGTTTATAAGGTGCCGGCTTGTTTATGTAAGAAGGCCAAGAAACGACACCGtttgagaaaaaagaagcagaaaGAAAGGTCCCTGTTGTCTCCCAGTAGCGGTGGGTCCAGGGAGGAGGAATTACAGTCAGAGAAGAAGGCTACAGAGGCTGTGGAGAAAGGGAAATGTTGTGATCACCATGATCATAATCATGATGAAGAAACTGAAGCCGTTGATTTGGAGAAGCAAATGTGGGACCAGTTTTACAATACTGGGTTTTGGAGGAGCCCATCTCAAAGAGGTACATGA
- the LOC118045537 gene encoding uncharacterized protein isoform X1: protein MAENRSGDRSEESDYTSEDEGTEDYRRGGYHAVRIGDTFKNGRYVVQSKLGWGHFSTVWLAWDTQGSRYVALKVQKSAQHYTEAAMDEIKILKQIAEGDPDDKKCVVKLLDHFKYSGPNGQHVCMVFEYLGDNLLTLIKYSDYRGVPLHMAKEICFHILVGLDYLHRQLSIIHTDLKPENVLLLSMIDTSKDPRKSGAPLILPTSKNKIVAESSSSKEIKSLNGDLTKNQKKKIRKKAKKAAQSCAQQEASLENNADPKPTSPEDSNVDAKSNEDSVDEQSNGSVIKDDSANTDGQKDACQAKRGRRGSRSTRQKLLAAADLKCKLVDFGNACWTYKQFTSDIQTRQYRCPEVLLGSKYSTPVDLWSFACICFELATGDVLFDPHSGDNYDRDEDHLALMMELLGMMPRKVALGGRYSRDFFNRYGDLKHIRRLRFWSLTKVLMEKYNFSEQDANDLNNFLVPLLDFVPEKRPTAAQCLSHPWITAGPRLLEPSMPSFKHEAKDGNISETEKDEREAMEAGIENIVIDGASKKSKKLQPMENPLKYT, encoded by the exons ATGGCAGAGAATAGGAGTGGGGATCGAAGTGAAGAGAGTGATTACACATCAGAAGATGAGGGAACGGAGGATTATAGGAGAGGAGGGTACCATGCTGTGAGAATCGGTGATACATTCAAGAATGGGAGGTATGTGGTGCAAAGCAAGCTTGGTTGGGGTCATTTCTCTACGGTTTGGCTCGCTTGGGACACTCAGGGATCG CGTTATGTAGCTTTGAAAGTTCAAAAGAGCGCTCAACACTATACCGAGGCAGCCATGGATGAGATAAAGATCCTTAAACAGATTGCCGAGGGAGACCCTGATGATAAAAAGTGTGTTGTCAAGCTTTTGGATCATTTCAAGTATTCAGGGCCTAATGGACAGCACGTTTGTATGGTTTTTGAGTACCTGGGAGATAACCTTTTGACCCTTATTAAGTACAGTGATTACCGAGGGGTTCCTCTACACATGGCAAAAGAGATATGCTTTCATATATTAGTGGGTTTGGATTACTTGCATCGCCAACTCTCAATCATCCACACTGATTTGAAGCCCGAAAATGTCCTGCTTTTGTCAATGATTGATACATCAAAAGATCCTAGGAAATCAGGTGCTCCTCTTATCCTTCCAACCAGCAAGAACAAAATCGTGGCTGAATCTAGTTCTTCCAAAGAAATCAAGAGTTTGAATGGGGATCTGacaaagaaccaaaaaaagaaaattcgaAAGAAGGCTAAGAAGGCAGCTCAAAGTTGTGCGCAGCAAGAAGCTTCTTTGGAAAACAATGCTGATCCCAAACCAACTAGTCCTGAAGATTCTAATGTTgatgcaaaatcaaatgaagattCTGTCGATGAACAATCAAATGGTTCTGTGATCAAAGATGATTCAGCAAACACTGATGGGCAGAAGGATGCTTGCCAAGCAAAACGCGGCAGAAGGGGGAGCCGCTCCACAAGGCAAAAGCTATTGGCTGCTGCTGATCTAAAGTGTAAATTGGTAGATTTTGGAAATGCTTGTTGGACATACAAACAGTTTACAAGTGATATTCAGACAAGACAGTATAGATGTCCAGAGGTTCTTCTTGGATCTAAATACTCTACTCCAGTAGATCTCTGGTCCTTTGCTTGCATTTGTTTCGAGCTTGCCACTGGCGATGTCCTTTTTGATCCTCACAGTGGTGACAACTATGATAGAGACGAG GATCACTTGGCATTGATGATGGAACTCCTTGGCATGATGCCGCGCAAG GTTGCATTAGGTGGTCGCTATTCTCGGGATTTCTTCAATAGATATGGAGATTTGAAGCATATTCGTAGGTTGCGTTTTTGGTCTCTCACAAAGGTGCTTATGGAGAAGTACAATTTCAGCGAGCAAGATGCTAATGACTTGAATAACTTCCTTGTTCCCTTACTTGATTTTGTACCTGAAAAGAGACCGACAGCAGCTCAATGCCTAAGTCATCCATGGATCACTGCTGGTCCTCGTCTGCTTGAGCCTTCCATGCCAAGTTTCAAGCACGAGGCCAAAGATGGGAATATATCTGAAACCGAGAAGGATGAGAGGGAGGCTATGGAAGCTGGAATAGAAAATATCGTCATTGATGGAgcttcaaaaaaatccaaaaaactgCAACCTATGGAAAATCCTTTGAAATACACATGA
- the LOC118045537 gene encoding uncharacterized protein isoform X2 has translation MDEIKILKQIAEGDPDDKKCVVKLLDHFKYSGPNGQHVCMVFEYLGDNLLTLIKYSDYRGVPLHMAKEICFHILVGLDYLHRQLSIIHTDLKPENVLLLSMIDTSKDPRKSGAPLILPTSKNKIVAESSSSKEIKSLNGDLTKNQKKKIRKKAKKAAQSCAQQEASLENNADPKPTSPEDSNVDAKSNEDSVDEQSNGSVIKDDSANTDGQKDACQAKRGRRGSRSTRQKLLAAADLKCKLVDFGNACWTYKQFTSDIQTRQYRCPEVLLGSKYSTPVDLWSFACICFELATGDVLFDPHSGDNYDRDEDHLALMMELLGMMPRKVALGGRYSRDFFNRYGDLKHIRRLRFWSLTKVLMEKYNFSEQDANDLNNFLVPLLDFVPEKRPTAAQCLSHPWITAGPRLLEPSMPSFKHEAKDGNISETEKDEREAMEAGIENIVIDGASKKSKKLQPMENPLKYT, from the exons ATGGATGAGATAAAGATCCTTAAACAGATTGCCGAGGGAGACCCTGATGATAAAAAGTGTGTTGTCAAGCTTTTGGATCATTTCAAGTATTCAGGGCCTAATGGACAGCACGTTTGTATGGTTTTTGAGTACCTGGGAGATAACCTTTTGACCCTTATTAAGTACAGTGATTACCGAGGGGTTCCTCTACACATGGCAAAAGAGATATGCTTTCATATATTAGTGGGTTTGGATTACTTGCATCGCCAACTCTCAATCATCCACACTGATTTGAAGCCCGAAAATGTCCTGCTTTTGTCAATGATTGATACATCAAAAGATCCTAGGAAATCAGGTGCTCCTCTTATCCTTCCAACCAGCAAGAACAAAATCGTGGCTGAATCTAGTTCTTCCAAAGAAATCAAGAGTTTGAATGGGGATCTGacaaagaaccaaaaaaagaaaattcgaAAGAAGGCTAAGAAGGCAGCTCAAAGTTGTGCGCAGCAAGAAGCTTCTTTGGAAAACAATGCTGATCCCAAACCAACTAGTCCTGAAGATTCTAATGTTgatgcaaaatcaaatgaagattCTGTCGATGAACAATCAAATGGTTCTGTGATCAAAGATGATTCAGCAAACACTGATGGGCAGAAGGATGCTTGCCAAGCAAAACGCGGCAGAAGGGGGAGCCGCTCCACAAGGCAAAAGCTATTGGCTGCTGCTGATCTAAAGTGTAAATTGGTAGATTTTGGAAATGCTTGTTGGACATACAAACAGTTTACAAGTGATATTCAGACAAGACAGTATAGATGTCCAGAGGTTCTTCTTGGATCTAAATACTCTACTCCAGTAGATCTCTGGTCCTTTGCTTGCATTTGTTTCGAGCTTGCCACTGGCGATGTCCTTTTTGATCCTCACAGTGGTGACAACTATGATAGAGACGAG GATCACTTGGCATTGATGATGGAACTCCTTGGCATGATGCCGCGCAAG GTTGCATTAGGTGGTCGCTATTCTCGGGATTTCTTCAATAGATATGGAGATTTGAAGCATATTCGTAGGTTGCGTTTTTGGTCTCTCACAAAGGTGCTTATGGAGAAGTACAATTTCAGCGAGCAAGATGCTAATGACTTGAATAACTTCCTTGTTCCCTTACTTGATTTTGTACCTGAAAAGAGACCGACAGCAGCTCAATGCCTAAGTCATCCATGGATCACTGCTGGTCCTCGTCTGCTTGAGCCTTCCATGCCAAGTTTCAAGCACGAGGCCAAAGATGGGAATATATCTGAAACCGAGAAGGATGAGAGGGAGGCTATGGAAGCTGGAATAGAAAATATCGTCATTGATGGAgcttcaaaaaaatccaaaaaactgCAACCTATGGAAAATCCTTTGAAATACACATGA